AAACAGACTTAGGTTGGCATTTAATTAAAAGGATAGAAAAGAAGGAAGTTGAATCATATGAAAACGTTAAGCATAGGCTTAAAAAGAAAATATTAAGCGACAATAGAATAAAAATAATTAGAAGGTCATATGTTCGTTCGTTAATGAAGAAGTATGAATTTTCTGACAATGTGAAAATGCGGAACCAATTTTATAAAGTATTGGATGAAAGTTATAGAAGTAGATCTTGGGAAGTGTCAAAAGCAAAGGGTTTAACAGGTGTGCTTTTTAAATTGAAGGGACATAAATATACCCAACAAGATTTTGCAAATTATATTTTTAAGCACCAGCGTAGAAGCAAAGTTTTTAGTCCGATAGAAACGGTTAATTCATTGTATAATAGCTTTATTAAAGAATCGTGTATGACTATAGCCAACAAGAATTTAGCTATTGAATATCCTGATTTTAAGAATTTAATGAAAGAGTACCGAGATGGAATTCTATTATTTGAGTTAACAGATAATAAAGTTTGGACAAAGGCTGTTAAAGATTCATTAGGGCTTAAAACTTATTATGATAATAATAAGGGGCAGTATTTAAAGGGGAAATCAGCAAAGGCGTTGGTCGTTACTTGTGCAAGCCAATCTATCGCGAAACAATCAAAGAAGGCTATTAAGAAGAAAAGCATGGAAGAAGCCTATAAAATTCTAATGAAAATAGAAGAAGGTATCTCTGTTGATAAAGGAAGTTATTCCGCAAAAGAAGATGTAATGAAAAATTCAGAATGGAAGGTAGGAATTGGTGCCAATTCTATGGTGAACGATTCAACTCAGTTTGTGATAATTTATAGTCTTAATAAAGAACGTCAAAAAACCCTTGCTGAGGCTCGCGGATTAGTTACAGCTGATTACCAGGATTTCTTAGAAGAGCAATGGATAGAAGCTTTAAGAAAAAAGTATGAGGTAGTAATAGAAGAAGATGTTCTCCTTTCTATCAGCAAATAATGCAAACCTATATTCGAAAGCATACTTCAGGAGTGATAAAGAATAATGTGAAAATATTGAAGGTTATTTTACCTCTATTTATTGTACTTATTCTTGGCTTAGAATCTTGTGATAATGAAATAAGAGAGAAGGCATTTCAGAGTAACACTGCAGCAAGAGTTAATGAAAGCTTTTTATATCAAGAAGATTTAGCAAAAATAATTCCTAATAATACTAGTCATGAAGATAGTATTCGCATGGTGGAAGCGTATATCGAGGATTGGGTAAGAGGAATGCTCTACTATTATCATGCGGTTGAAAATCTAAGAGAAGATCAGATCGATATTGACGCAGAAATTCAAAAGTATCGTAATTCTTTAATTAGCTATATATATGAAAGAGAATTAGTTCTGCAAAAACTCGATACGGTTGTTAGCGGAGAAGATATCAAATTATTCTATGAATCAAATATTGACAATTTTAAAATCAAAACAGAGTTGATTAAGGTCAATTACATTAAAATGAATAAAGGGGATGTAGACATTAAAGAATTTAGAAAACTTGTTAGAAAAAGAAATTCGGGTTCATCCAAATCATTAAAGAAGTTCTGTAACCAAAACTTGGTAATTTTTAATTTAGAAAGAGAACATTGGATGGAGATAGAAGAGCTCGAAGCAAGGTTGGGAGTTAAAATTGTGAAGTTTATGTGGGCATTGGGACATAATAGGTTAGTTGAAGCAACCAAAGACGAAGTTATCCTATATGTTGATTTAAAAGAAATAAGAAATAAGGACAGTGTTGCTCCGTTAAGTGCAGTACGAGGTCAGGTAAGAGCTATCATAATAAATCAAAGAAGACTTCAGCTGATTAATGAGATGGAGAACAAGGTATATTTGGATGCAAAAGCACAGAATAAATTTGAAATATTTTAATTAGAATGAAGATAATAAGTGCCCCATTTATTTCTCTATTGATAGTCGTATCTATATTGGGAAACGTATATAGCCAAAGCAATGTAATCGATCAAGTAGTTGTGAAGGTAGGTGGAAATATTATTCTACAATCCGATATAAGAGAGCAGAAAGAGCAACTGAGTGCACAAGGAGCTCCTGAGAAAGATATCGAATGCTCAGTAATTGAACAGTTGGTTCTGCAAAAACTCTTTATTCATCAAGCTAAAATGGATAGTGTAGATGTGTCAGATAGTCAGGTTGATGCTGAATTAGATAGAAGGCTAAGATATTTTGTTTCGCAATTTGGATCAGAACAAAAGCTGGAAGAATACTATGGAAAGAAAATAATAGAAATTAAAGAAGAGTTTAAAGAGGCGATAAGAGATGCATTATTAGCCCAAAGAATGCAACAGAAAGTTATTGGAGAGGTTCAGGTTTCCCCTTTAGAAATTAAAGAGTATTTCGAGAAAATACCTACTGATAGCTTACCATTTGTAAACTCTGAAGTAATGGTAGCTCATATTGTTAAAATCCCAACAATTTCAAGAACGCGAAAAAAAGAAGTAAAAGAGAAATTAGAAGAAATAAGGCAAAGAGTAATAAGTGGAGAAAGTATGTCTGCCATGGCAGCATCGTACTCTCAAGATCCTGGTTCTGCAGCTCAGGGAGGAGAGATAAAAAAAGTTCTGAGAGGCACTATGGTTAAAGAGTTTGAGGCCATGGCATATTCATTAAATGTAAATGAGATAAGTGAAATATTCGAAACTCAATTTGGATTTCATTTCATCCAATTAACCAATAGAAGAGGAGAGGAGCTTGATCTAAGGCATATCTTACTCAAGCTAAACCCTGCAATAGAAGAGTTAGTTAAAGCAGAAAAGCAAATTGATAGCGTTAGTATTTTAATTTCTTCTGTGGATAGTATGACTTTTGAAAAGGCCGCAATTATGTTTTCTGATGATGAAGAAACTAAAAATAATGGAGGTATTGTAATTAATCCTGTCACTGGGAATACCTTGTTTGAAATGGGAGAAATCGATCGAAGCTTGTATGGGGCGATGGCAAGTCTGAAAGTGGGAGATGTTTCTAAGCCTGTATTATTTTCTACCGCAGATGGAAAGCAAGGGGTAAGGATTGTGAAATTATTAAGAAGGACTGAACCGCATCGAGCTAATATGAAAGATGACTACCAAAAAATTAAATTGGCTTGTGAAGGATCAAAAAAACAAGAGATATTAAAAAATTGGGTGGAGAAAAAGGCTAAAAATGTATTTATAGAAATTGTTGATGATTATAGCGAATGTGATTATGGCTATAATTGGATAAACTAATTCGAAAAGGATAATGGATTCAAACCAAGAAATGTCAGAAGTAGAGGCTATTAACAATTTCGTAGCGGTTGTAAAGGACCTAAAAAAAGAGATTCGGAAAATTGTAATTGGTCAAGATGAAATAGTTGAGATGATTTTAATCTCGATCTTTAGTAAAGGACACTGTTTGTTGGTTGGAGTACCTGGCTTGGCAAAAACCTTAATGATAAATACTATCTCAAAGGTACTTGGATTGAATTATAATAGAATTCAATTTACACCAGATTTAATGCCTTCTGATATTATCGGTTCGGAAATATTGGATGAGAACAGACAATTTAGTTTTATCAAAGGGCCTCTTTTCGCCAATGTTATTTTAGCCGATGAGATTAATAGAACTCCGCCTAAAACACAATCTGCGTTGTTAGAAGCAATGCAAGAAGGTTCTGTTACAACGAGTGGTAAAACATACGATTTAGGTTCACCATTTTTTGTCCTAGCAACGCAAAATCCAATTGAACAAGAAGGAACATATCCTCTGCCCGAGGCTCAATTGGATAGGTTTATGTTTAATCTATGGTTAGATTATCCTTCTTTTGATGAGGAGATTGCTGTAGTTAAAGAGACTACATCGGATAAAAGTCAAGAAGTTAGACCGCTATTGAATAGTCAGGAAATATTATTTTATCAAAAATTGATTCGGAAAATTCCTGTTCCAGATAATGTATTGGAGTATGCAGTAAGGTTGGTTAGTAAAACTCGACCGAGTACAGAAGGGGCTGAAGAAATAGTAAATGAGTATTTGTCTTGGGGAGCTGGCCCTAGAGCTTCACAAAACCTAATAGTAGGAGCAAAATGCTATGCAGCTTTAAATGGGAAATTTTCCCCAGACATTGAAGACG
This region of Flavobacteriales bacterium genomic DNA includes:
- a CDS encoding peptidylprolyl isomerase, producing MKNILCISFLSLFVVVGNASAIDSSTVILKIAGEDVTKGEFRRVFEKNNNNDTGQQAINDYLELYINFKLKVKEAEEMQLDSSKAFKKELLGYRRQLAATYLTDKELEDHFLKEAYEMYSTELNTSQLFLPLRKKASPSDTLKLYNKISAIYKEYQNGKSFDDLIMENTDNEDIKRVKGNIGFRSAYSLLYTYSKAVLHAADGEVVKPIRTKYGYHLIRLEGRREALGKIKVAHILIKADKTGSEALAKEKILKIHAEIALGGNFAEIAKEKSHDVRSGEKGGVLKEFGAGKMLKEFEDAAFGLVKDGDVSKPIKTDLGWHLIKRIEKKEVESYENVKHRLKKKILSDNRIKIIRRSYVRSLMKKYEFSDNVKMRNQFYKVLDESYRSRSWEVSKAKGLTGVLFKLKGHKYTQQDFANYIFKHQRRSKVFSPIETVNSLYNSFIKESCMTIANKNLAIEYPDFKNLMKEYRDGILLFELTDNKVWTKAVKDSLGLKTYYDNNKGQYLKGKSAKALVVTCASQSIAKQSKKAIKKKSMEEAYKILMKIEEGISVDKGSYSAKEDVMKNSEWKVGIGANSMVNDSTQFVIIYSLNKERQKTLAEARGLVTADYQDFLEEQWIEALRKKYEVVIEEDVLLSISK
- a CDS encoding peptidylprolyl isomerase; this encodes MKIISAPFISLLIVVSILGNVYSQSNVIDQVVVKVGGNIILQSDIREQKEQLSAQGAPEKDIECSVIEQLVLQKLFIHQAKMDSVDVSDSQVDAELDRRLRYFVSQFGSEQKLEEYYGKKIIEIKEEFKEAIRDALLAQRMQQKVIGEVQVSPLEIKEYFEKIPTDSLPFVNSEVMVAHIVKIPTISRTRKKEVKEKLEEIRQRVISGESMSAMAASYSQDPGSAAQGGEIKKVLRGTMVKEFEAMAYSLNVNEISEIFETQFGFHFIQLTNRRGEELDLRHILLKLNPAIEELVKAEKQIDSVSILISSVDSMTFEKAAIMFSDDEETKNNGGIVINPVTGNTLFEMGEIDRSLYGAMASLKVGDVSKPVLFSTADGKQGVRIVKLLRRTEPHRANMKDDYQKIKLACEGSKKQEILKNWVEKKAKNVFIEIVDDYSECDYGYNWIN
- a CDS encoding MoxR family ATPase — translated: MSEVEAINNFVAVVKDLKKEIRKIVIGQDEIVEMILISIFSKGHCLLVGVPGLAKTLMINTISKVLGLNYNRIQFTPDLMPSDIIGSEILDENRQFSFIKGPLFANVILADEINRTPPKTQSALLEAMQEGSVTTSGKTYDLGSPFFVLATQNPIEQEGTYPLPEAQLDRFMFNLWLDYPSFDEEIAVVKETTSDKSQEVRPLLNSQEILFYQKLIRKIPVPDNVLEYAVRLVSKTRPSTEGAEEIVNEYLSWGAGPRASQNLIVGAKCYAALNGKFSPDIEDVKAVAVPILRHRLVRNYKAEAEGYSVERIIKELL